The Coffea arabica cultivar ET-39 chromosome 4e, Coffea Arabica ET-39 HiFi, whole genome shotgun sequence genome includes a window with the following:
- the LOC113740805 gene encoding cysteine proteinase inhibitor 1-like yields MATVVANFPMPVTAKCQKKELANNYIKQFQSAEVDAILKQAGESKLIVPGGWIPVNPLDPHIQELGRFAVNEHNRQTRDKLVFVAVVAGLKKPVELATLYWLIIEAKDRNGNQNIYKALVQETDLEMKKLLYFEEVAPPVN; encoded by the exons ATGGCTACAGTGGTAGCCAACTTTCCAATGCCTGTGACAGCCAAGTGCCAAAAAAAGGAATTGGCAAACAACTACA TCAAGCAATTCCAGTCTGCCGAAGTCGATGCTATACTGAAGCAAGCTGGAGAG AGCAAATTAATTGTGCCTGGTGGCTGGATTCCAGTGAACCCTCTAGACCCTCACATTCAAGAGCTCGGAAGATTTGCAGTGAATGAGCACAACAGGCAGACCAGAGACAAGCTGGTGTTTGTGGCAGTGGTTGCCGGCTTAAAGAAACCCGTTGAATTAGCCACTCTCTACTGGCTCATTATTGAAGCTAAGGATCGCAACGGCAATCAAAATATCTACAAAGCACTGGTTCAAGAAACTGATTTGGAGATGAAGAAACTCTTATACTTCGAGGAAGTGGCGCCGCCCGTGAACTGA
- the LOC140005482 gene encoding cysteine proteinase inhibitor 4-like yields MAAVAANFPVAGVAKNPMQGLKPALVVGALKQLAGQKQGQGNAAVPDDWSVVSTLDRHIQALGAFAVDEHNKQTNDQLVFVAVLSGIKKTEDDRSAYCLLISAKNSTGKLGSYNAVIIEYNTGCQQLLQFEESP; encoded by the exons ATGGCAGCAGTGGCAGCCAACTTCCCAGTGGCTGGTGTGGCAAAAAACCCGA TGCAGGGATTGAAGCCTGCCCTGGTCGTTGGTGCACTGAAGCAATTAGCCGGACAGAAACAAGGACAG GGTAATGCTGCTGTGCCTGATGATTGGAGTGTAGTGAGCACTCTCGACCGTCACATTCAAGCGCTCGGAGCGTTTGCAGTGGATGAGCACAACAAACAGACCAATGACCAGCTGGTGTTTGTGGCTGTGCTTTCTGGCATAAAGAAAACCGAGGACGATCGTTCCGCCTACTGCCTCCTTATTTCAGCTAAGAATAGCACGGGCAAGTTGGGCAGCTACAACGCAGTGATTATAGAATACAACACTGGGTGCCAGCAACTCTTACAATTTGAAGAGTCGCCATGA